A genomic segment from Sporichthyaceae bacterium encodes:
- a CDS encoding ATP synthase F0 subunit C, whose translation MSQILQLFNAATGTADPTTYGQKAGRAIALGAGAGGGAAGAGAGIGSLFGSVVEATARQPEMRNEIASTQWLGFALTEACFFYGLVGGFIAFFL comes from the coding sequence ATGTCGCAGATTCTGCAACTGTTCAATGCCGCCACTGGCACTGCCGATCCGACCACCTACGGTCAGAAGGCCGGTCGGGCGATCGCCCTCGGCGCGGGTGCGGGCGGCGGAGCGGCCGGCGCCGGTGCGGGTATCGGCTCGCTGTTCGGCTCGGTCGTGGAGGCCACGGCGCGCCAGCCCGAGATGCGCAACGAGATCGCTTCCACCCAGTGGTTGGGCTTCGCCCTGACCGAGGCCTGCTTCTTCTACGGCCTCGTCGGCGGCTTCATCGCCTTCTTCCTCTAA